CGTACTTCTCGAACCCGGCCCGCAGCTTCTGCGAGACGAGCGTGAGGGGCGCGCCCTCGACGAGGTCGCCGTGCGCATCCGCGCGGTCGAGGTCGTCGATGACGGGGAGGAGCGAGCGGATCACCTCGGCGATGACGGCCTCGCGGTTCGCCGCGCGGTCGCGCTCGACGCGGGTGCGGAAGTTCTTGAGGTCGGCCTGCGCGCGGGCGGCGATCTCGCGGTACTCGGCCACGAGGTCCTTCTCCGCGTCGGCCAGGAGCGCGAGGTCCTCGTCGCTCAGGCCGTCGCCGTCCTCCGGTGCCCGGTCGGCCGCGGGGGTCTCCACCCGCGGCTCGCCGGTCTCCGGGTCGATC
The Protaetiibacter sp. SSC-01 genome window above contains:
- a CDS encoding nucleotide exchange factor GrpE, yielding MADKDRDDTGRDKAGRDDTGREEEPKVQDKRKIDPETGEPRVETPAADRAPEDGDGLSDEDLALLADAEKDLVAEYREIAARAQADLKNFRTRVERDRAANREAVIAEVIRSLLPVIDDLDRADAHGDLVEGAPLTLVSQKLRAGFEKYGLRRVGEVGETFDPNIHEAVVHLPDPDAEGETVKDVIEVGYALGDRLIRAAKVAVSAPPAS